One window of the Entelurus aequoreus isolate RoL-2023_Sb linkage group LG18, RoL_Eaeq_v1.1, whole genome shotgun sequence genome contains the following:
- the LOC133633509 gene encoding lipopolysaccharide-induced tumor necrosis factor-alpha factor homolog — protein sequence MQAGTLNKFAPFPPPNQKMESFSNSDETFPTAPPYFLPDESQSGRHVKIYHVHSPYRPPFTASLSPGGGHLTQSPLQVSGPAPATTAPRFVSYEAELHRSPALTACPFCHTRVTTAVTFRAGRHAWLMCLVLALCGLVLGCCLIPFVVNHFKDAHHSCPRCHRVLHVQRRSCCQ from the exons ATGCAGGCAGGTACACTTAACAAATTTGCTCCTTTTCCCCCCCCTAACCAAAAAATGGAGTCATTTTCCAACTCGGATGAGACCTTTCCTACAGCGCCGCCCTACTTCCTGCCAG ATGAGAGCCAATCAGGGCGCCATGTGAAGATTTATCACGTTCACTCGCCCTACAGACCACCTTTTACCGCCTCCTTGTCTCCTGGAGGGGGACATTTGACCCAGTCGCCCCTGCAAG TGTCCGGGCCCGCTCCCGCCACCACCGCCCCCAGGTTTGTGAGCTACGAGGCCGAGTTGCACCGCTCTCCCGCGCTGACCGCCTGTCCCTTCTGCCACACCCGAGTCACCACCGCCGTCACCTTCCGGGCGGGGAGACACGCGTGGCTCATGTGTCTCGTGTTGGCGCTGTGCGG GTTGGTGTTGGGCTGCTGCTTGATTCCGTTTGTGGTCAACCATTTTAAAGACGCTCACCACAGCTGCCCCAGATGTCACCGTGTGCTTCACGTGCAGCGCAGAAGCTGCTGTCAATAA